From Streptomyces sp. NBC_00690, a single genomic window includes:
- a CDS encoding MFS transporter produces MPSPYRAIFAAPGSKWFSAAGFFGRMPLSMMGIGVVTMVSQLTGRYGLAGALAATLAMSAAVIGPQISRLVDRHGQARVLRPATLVAVAAVSGLLLCAQNGAPDWTLFVFSAGAGCVPSVGSMIRARWATIYRHSPRELHTAYTWESIVDELCFIFGPIVSIGLSTAWFPAAGPLLATVFLVVGVFWLTAQRATEPVPHPREEHTKASALRSPGLQVLVLAFVATGAIFGAVDVVTVAFADEEGRKSAASLVLAVYALGSCLAGLVFGLLHLKGSPERRWLVGVCGMAVSMIPLQMVGNLTSLAVALFIAGLAVAPTMVTTMALVEAHVPRSKLTEGMTWVSTGLAVGIALGSSGAGLAVDAAGAEAAYGVAGVAGAVGIAVALLGYRRLKRPVPTGEEQQDDEHGQPEKCDTTTA; encoded by the coding sequence TTGCCCAGTCCCTACCGCGCCATCTTCGCCGCCCCTGGCAGCAAGTGGTTCTCCGCCGCCGGCTTCTTCGGCCGCATGCCCCTGTCCATGATGGGCATCGGCGTCGTCACCATGGTTTCCCAGCTCACCGGCCGCTACGGGCTGGCGGGGGCGCTCGCGGCCACCCTGGCGATGTCCGCCGCCGTCATCGGACCGCAGATCTCCCGCCTCGTCGACCGCCACGGCCAGGCCCGGGTGCTGCGTCCGGCGACCCTGGTGGCGGTCGCGGCGGTCTCCGGGCTGCTGCTCTGCGCCCAGAACGGCGCCCCGGACTGGACCCTCTTCGTCTTCTCGGCGGGCGCAGGCTGTGTGCCGAGCGTCGGATCGATGATCCGGGCGCGCTGGGCGACCATCTACCGGCACTCCCCGCGCGAACTGCACACCGCGTACACGTGGGAGTCGATCGTCGACGAACTGTGCTTCATCTTCGGTCCGATCGTCTCCATCGGACTGTCCACGGCATGGTTCCCGGCCGCGGGTCCGCTGTTGGCGACCGTCTTCCTCGTGGTCGGCGTCTTCTGGCTGACCGCCCAGCGGGCCACCGAGCCGGTGCCGCACCCCCGCGAAGAGCACACCAAGGCGTCCGCACTCCGCTCGCCCGGACTCCAGGTCCTCGTACTGGCCTTCGTGGCGACCGGAGCGATCTTCGGAGCGGTCGACGTGGTCACGGTCGCGTTCGCCGACGAGGAGGGCCGCAAGTCGGCGGCGAGCCTGGTCCTCGCCGTCTACGCGCTCGGCTCCTGCCTCGCCGGGCTCGTCTTCGGGCTGCTCCACCTCAAGGGGTCGCCCGAACGTCGGTGGCTGGTGGGGGTCTGCGGCATGGCCGTGAGTATGATCCCCCTCCAAATGGTCGGGAACCTCACATCCCTGGCCGTTGCGCTCTTCATCGCAGGTCTGGCCGTCGCTCCGACCATGGTCACCACCATGGCCCTCGTCGAGGCGCACGTACCGCGCAGCAAGCTCACCGAGGGCATGACCTGGGTGAGCACCGGTCTCGCGGTCGGGATCGCCCTCGGCTCGTCGGGTGCGGGCTTGGCGGTGGACGCAGCGGGCGCGGAGGCGGCGTACGGGGTCGCGGGGGTCGCGGGGGCGGTCGGGATCGCCGTGGCGTTGCTGGGGTACCGCCGGCTGAAGAGGCCGGTCCCGACAGGGGAGGAGCAGCAAGACGATGAGCACGGCCAGCCGGAGAAGTGCGATACGACCACGGCGTAA
- a CDS encoding D-arabinono-1,4-lactone oxidase has product MSTASRRSAIRPRRNWAGTVTVRPTREVTPASADEVVDAVRRAASDGLRVKTAGTGHSFTAIADTDGLLIRPDLLTGIRHIDRAAMTVTVASGTPLKRLNVALAREGLSLANMGDIMEQTIAGATSTGTHGTGRDSASIAALITALELVTADGTVLHCSATEHPEVFAVARVGLGALGVVTAITLAVEPVFVLRAREEPMSFDRVTAEFDALHTENEHFEFYWFPHTDNCITKRNNRSAGPPAPPSAVSGWIDDELLSNGLFQVANSIGRTVPAVIPALAKLSSRALSARTYADIPYKVFTSPRRVRFVEMEYALPREAAVDALREVRAMIERSPLKISFPVEVRTAPGDDIALSTASGRESAYLAVHLYRGTPHRSYFTAVERIMTAHGGRPHWGKIHTRDAEYLAGVYPRFAEFTAVRDRLDPERMFGNDHLRRVLGP; this is encoded by the coding sequence ATGAGCACGGCCAGCCGGAGAAGTGCGATACGACCACGGCGTAACTGGGCGGGCACCGTGACGGTGCGTCCGACGCGCGAGGTGACCCCGGCATCGGCCGACGAAGTGGTCGACGCGGTGCGCCGGGCCGCCTCGGACGGTCTGCGGGTGAAGACCGCCGGTACGGGGCACTCCTTCACCGCCATCGCGGACACCGACGGGCTGCTGATCCGCCCCGACCTCCTCACCGGCATCCGGCACATCGACCGCGCCGCGATGACCGTCACGGTCGCCTCCGGTACGCCGCTGAAACGGCTGAACGTGGCCCTGGCCCGGGAGGGACTCTCCCTCGCCAACATGGGCGACATCATGGAGCAGACGATCGCCGGTGCCACCAGCACGGGCACCCACGGCACCGGCCGTGACTCCGCTTCGATAGCCGCTCTGATCACGGCACTCGAACTGGTCACGGCGGACGGCACGGTGCTCCACTGCTCAGCGACCGAGCACCCCGAGGTCTTCGCGGTCGCCCGAGTCGGACTGGGGGCGCTCGGCGTCGTCACCGCCATCACCCTGGCCGTGGAACCCGTCTTCGTGCTGCGGGCGCGGGAGGAACCCATGTCCTTCGACCGGGTCACCGCCGAATTCGACGCCCTCCACACCGAGAACGAACACTTCGAGTTCTACTGGTTCCCCCACACCGACAACTGCATCACCAAGCGCAACAACCGCAGCGCGGGCCCACCTGCTCCTCCCAGCGCCGTCAGCGGGTGGATCGACGACGAGTTGCTGTCGAACGGTCTGTTCCAGGTGGCCAACTCGATCGGCCGGACGGTGCCGGCGGTCATCCCGGCCCTCGCCAAACTCTCCAGCCGCGCCCTGTCCGCCCGCACCTATGCGGACATCCCCTACAAGGTCTTCACCTCGCCCCGTAGGGTCCGTTTTGTGGAGATGGAGTACGCGTTGCCGCGCGAGGCCGCCGTGGACGCGCTGCGCGAAGTCAGAGCGATGATCGAACGCTCACCTTTGAAGATCAGCTTTCCCGTCGAGGTCCGGACGGCTCCGGGCGACGACATCGCCCTCTCCACCGCGTCGGGCCGGGAGAGCGCCTACCTCGCGGTCCACCTGTACCGCGGCACGCCCCACCGGTCCTACTTCACCGCCGTGGAGCGGATCATGACCGCCCACGGCGGTCGGCCCCACTGGGGCAAGATCCACACGCGCGATGCGGAGTACCTCGCCGGGGTCTACCCGCGGTTCGCCGAGTTCACCGCCGTACGCGACCGGCTCGACCCCGAGCGGATGTTCGGCAACGACCATCTGCGACGGGTGCTCGGACCCTGA
- the sepH gene encoding septation protein SepH yields the protein MTSAGTTREVPMPELRVVAVSNDGTRLVLKAADSTEYTLPIDERLRAAVRNDRARLGQIEIEVESHLRPRDIQARIRAGASAEEVAQLAGIPVERVRRFEGPVLAERAFMAERARKTAVRRPGENSGPPLGEAVQERLTLRGAEKDTTLWDSWRRDDGTWEVLLIYRVAGEPHSASWTYDPPRRLVQAVDDEARALIGETDDTITSTQEPSFPFVPRIARLPRDRPLDRTLDRPGGPGGPAVGAEEAGSSERDSLTSLLEAVPSFRGDMVVPERVVQSETVEEVEQEPEAEEPVAPAASAGAGSAYADVLMPRSVAGHRDRLTGTTDRQAEADGVRPGRRAAVPSWDEIVFGTRRKKQD from the coding sequence GTGACGTCGGCAGGCACCACCCGGGAGGTCCCCATGCCCGAACTGCGTGTCGTGGCCGTCTCCAACGACGGCACACGACTGGTGCTCAAAGCTGCGGATAGCACGGAATACACGCTTCCGATCGATGAGCGGCTGCGCGCTGCGGTGCGCAACGATCGTGCCCGGCTGGGGCAGATCGAGATCGAGGTCGAGAGCCACCTGCGACCCCGAGACATTCAGGCGCGGATACGTGCAGGAGCCTCGGCCGAAGAGGTCGCCCAACTCGCCGGCATTCCGGTGGAGCGGGTGCGCCGCTTCGAGGGCCCCGTGCTCGCTGAGCGTGCGTTCATGGCCGAGCGCGCCCGAAAGACCGCCGTACGTCGTCCCGGTGAGAACTCAGGACCCCCGCTCGGCGAGGCGGTCCAGGAGCGACTCACCCTGCGCGGCGCGGAGAAGGACACCACCCTCTGGGACTCCTGGCGTCGTGATGACGGCACCTGGGAGGTGCTGCTCATCTATCGCGTGGCCGGTGAACCGCACTCGGCGAGTTGGACCTACGACCCGCCCAGGCGGTTGGTGCAGGCCGTCGACGACGAGGCACGGGCGTTGATCGGCGAGACCGACGACACCATCACCAGTACGCAGGAACCGAGTTTCCCCTTCGTTCCCCGGATCGCCCGACTGCCTCGCGACCGGCCGTTGGATCGCACCCTCGACCGCCCCGGCGGTCCTGGCGGCCCCGCGGTCGGGGCGGAAGAGGCCGGCAGCAGTGAGCGGGACTCGCTCACCAGCCTGCTGGAAGCGGTGCCCAGCTTCCGCGGCGACATGGTCGTACCCGAGCGTGTGGTGCAGTCGGAGACCGTTGAAGAGGTGGAGCAGGAGCCCGAAGCGGAGGAGCCCGTGGCGCCCGCTGCCTCGGCCGGCGCTGGCTCGGCCTATGCGGATGTGCTGATGCCGCGGTCGGTTGCCGGACATCGGGATCGACTGACGGGTACGACGGATCGTCAAGCGGAAGCGGACGGTGTGCGTCCAGGTCGACGTGCGGCGGTCCCCAGTTGGGACGAGATCGTCTTCGGTACCCGTCGGAAGAAGCAGGACTAG
- a CDS encoding gamma-glutamyl-gamma-aminobutyrate hydrolase family protein, with protein sequence MTLPRPLIAIPARFAVSASAVRYGAEVSARALVEAVWRAGGEPVTIHPYAPGGFAYAADVAARLARFDAVVLPGGDDLAPHHYEQHDELKEHDRPTRAPGMDDEQDGFDLEVARQALRLGRPLLAVCRGLQIVNTVLGGTLRQGFEGPEREHRDLVHPVTLRPGSRIARITGGEKAEVSCYHRLRVDRLGEGLRITARAADGTPEALELVGAREWLTAVQWHPEDTAHEDPNQQRIFDALIQVAAP encoded by the coding sequence GTGACCCTTCCCCGACCGCTGATCGCCATCCCCGCCCGCTTCGCCGTCTCCGCGTCCGCGGTGCGGTACGGGGCCGAAGTCAGCGCTCGGGCCCTGGTGGAAGCCGTCTGGCGGGCCGGCGGTGAGCCGGTCACCATCCATCCGTACGCGCCAGGAGGGTTCGCCTACGCAGCGGATGTGGCGGCCAGGTTGGCACGGTTCGACGCCGTGGTGCTCCCGGGCGGCGACGACCTCGCGCCACACCACTACGAGCAGCACGACGAGCTCAAGGAGCATGATCGGCCGACGCGAGCACCCGGGATGGACGATGAACAGGACGGGTTCGATCTCGAAGTCGCCCGCCAGGCACTACGCCTGGGTCGACCGCTGCTCGCGGTGTGCCGCGGGCTACAGATCGTCAACACCGTGCTCGGCGGGACCCTTCGACAGGGATTCGAGGGACCCGAGCGGGAACACCGGGACCTGGTGCACCCCGTGACGCTCCGTCCGGGCTCGCGGATCGCGCGCATCACCGGCGGCGAGAAGGCCGAGGTCTCCTGCTACCACCGGCTACGGGTGGACCGGCTCGGTGAAGGACTGCGCATCACCGCCCGGGCCGCCGACGGAACGCCCGAGGCGCTGGAACTGGTCGGTGCGCGGGAGTGGTTGACGGCCGTCCAGTGGCATCCCGAGGACACGGCGCACGAGGACCCGAACCAGCAGCGCATCTTCGACGCCCTGATCCAGGTGGCGGCTCCCTGA